AAAAGAGAGGTCACATGTGGCTTCTCTTTTTAGTTTATAGTATCTAAACCTGCTGCATATACTAAAGAAGCAACCGCCTTTTCGTATTTTGATTTTAACTCTTCTAGTTTAAGTTTTATTTCCAAAAGCTTGTTCTCTCTACTATTAATTAGGAAAAGGGAGCTTTCTCCAATTGAGAACTTCATTTTTTCGGCATCCAAAAGTACTTGTTGCATTTCCGCAGCTTCTCCCTGTATGCTAATAACATTTTCTAAATTCTTTGCTTGATTGTAGGCAATATAGACATCGTTTAGTATTTCTCTAGAAAGCTGTCTTCTCTCAAGTTCGTTTGATATTTGCTTGATTTTCACTTGTTGAAGTTTTCCTCGCTCTTTTCTCAGAAAAAGTGGAATTGAGAAATCAACACCAAGTTTATGGTTACTATTTAATAAACTATAGTCTCCGAAAGAGTACTTAGGGGTATCAAGGTATCCAAAACTTAAATCTAGTTGAGGCTTAAAGGCTTCCTTTGCTAATCGTTCCTGTACCTGGATTTGCTCATACTTAAAATTGAGTTTAGTAATCTCAGGATGATTATTTTTAGCCTGTTCTACAAAAAGATTAAGCTTTTCCTCATTAAGTATAAAAGATGGGATAGAAGGCGGAATGAAGTTCTCGGGAATTTCAAGTGGTACGTCATTTTGATCCCACAAATAATTAGAAAGAATAAGAGAAGAATTACGAAAGTCAATTAAGGCATTTTGAACATCGACTTCTCGAGTTTGCAAAGTTATTTTTGCTTCTACAGAATCTATAGGGGCTTTTTCGCCAACTTGTGCTTGAGATTTAACAAATTGAAAACGATTTTTTGCGAGTTCATATGCTTCAGACTGAATCTTTAATGCCTGGTATTTTAGATACCATTCCCAATAATCTTTTGCACCAGCGAAGACTATTTTATTAACCATCTTTCGCTGTTCTGCAACAGAGATGTTTTGGTAAATTTTTGATTGTAATAGGGTGCTTCTCCTATTTTCCATCAAAAGACCTTTTCCTACTGGAACACTAAACCCCGTAAATGTTTGTAAAGCGGACAATTCTGGATTAAGTCTATCTCCAGTATTTTGTTCTCTTTCTACTTTAAAGTCTATTCCTGCCCATATAGGCACTTTTAATTGCGAAATCCAATGATTGTAGTAATCTTGACCACCTATCGATTTTCGATCAAAGTTAGATTCCAATTTTGGGTCAAATCCACCTCTTGCCATTAATAGATCGGCCTGAGCATAATCTACTTCAAGCCCAGCCATTTTCACCACAGGGTGGTTTTTGATTAGCAGCGTATAAAAGTCTATATAGCTTAATAACGTCGTATCAGCTACTTGTGCATTGGTGCTTATTGAAGTAAATGCCACCAAAACCCATATATATATTAGCCTTTTTGTCATTTTTTTGCACTCTCATTATTGGTTTCATCACCTTCTGGCTTATTCTTCAAGCTAGGAGGAAAAGCATTCAGTTGACGCCAAATCTCATACCACACAGGAACATTGTCCAGCATAACCCACCCATATA
This portion of the Spirosomataceae bacterium TFI 002 genome encodes:
- a CDS encoding Outer membrane protein TolC encodes the protein MTKRLIYIWVLVAFTSISTNAQVADTTLLSYIDFYTLLIKNHPVVKMAGLEVDYAQADLLMARGGFDPKLESNFDRKSIGGQDYYNHWISQLKVPIWAGIDFKVEREQNTGDRLNPELSALQTFTGFSVPVGKGLLMENRRSTLLQSKIYQNISVAEQRKMVNKIVFAGAKDYWEWYLKYQALKIQSEAYELAKNRFQFVKSQAQVGEKAPIDSVEAKITLQTREVDVQNALIDFRNSSLILSNYLWDQNDVPLEIPENFIPPSIPSFILNEEKLNLFVEQAKNNHPEITKLNFKYEQIQVQERLAKEAFKPQLDLSFGYLDTPKYSFGDYSLLNSNHKLGVDFSIPLFLRKERGKLQQVKIKQISNELERRQLSREILNDVYIAYNQAKNLENVISIQGEAAEMQQVLLDAEKMKFSIGESSLFLINSRENKLLEIKLKLEELKSKYEKAVASLVYAAGLDTIN